One window of the Rhodothermus sp. genome contains the following:
- a CDS encoding DNA-directed RNA polymerase subunit omega: MALKTLDITALAAKTGNLYETVAILSKRARQIATQMKQELDEKLSYFEGLGPDFDDPRHQEEQRRISIEYELKPEPTEIAVEEFLHDEIYYRDASKERTEEEELR, from the coding sequence ATGGCCCTGAAGACCCTCGACATTACTGCCCTGGCTGCCAAAACGGGCAACCTTTACGAGACGGTGGCGATCCTTTCGAAGCGTGCCCGCCAGATTGCCACTCAGATGAAGCAAGAGCTTGATGAAAAGCTTTCGTACTTTGAAGGCCTGGGGCCAGACTTTGACGATCCCCGGCATCAGGAAGAGCAGCGTCGCATTTCCATTGAGTACGAACTAAAGCCAGAGCCCACCGAGATCGCTGTAGAGGAGTTCCTGCACGACGAAATCTACTATCGCGACGCCTCGAAGGAACGCACCGAGGAAGAAGAGCTTCGTTGA
- a CDS encoding aldo/keto reductase, which yields MTMEYRHLGCSGLKVSALSYGAWVTFGDQIDEGLAEACMHAAYEAGVNFFDNAEVYAHGKAEIMMGNILKRSGWKRSDLVISTKIFWGGTGPNDVGLSRKHIIEGTKAALERLQLDYVDLIFCHRPDPETPIEETVWAMNYVLDQGWAFYWGTSEWSAEQIRYAYEFARREHLIPPTMEQPQYNMFHRVRVEREYAPLYRDYGLGLTTWSPLASGILTGKYNDGIPPGSRMSLPGYEWLRKRLESEEGRRQIEKVRQLMPIAEELGCTMAQLAIAWCLKNPNVSTVITGASRPEQVQENMRALEIARHLTPEVMARIEAILDNRPEPEVNWRER from the coding sequence ATGACCATGGAATACCGGCATCTGGGCTGTTCCGGATTGAAAGTATCGGCGCTGTCCTACGGCGCCTGGGTGACGTTCGGCGATCAGATCGACGAAGGCCTGGCCGAAGCGTGCATGCATGCGGCCTACGAGGCGGGCGTGAATTTTTTTGACAACGCCGAGGTTTACGCCCACGGCAAGGCCGAAATCATGATGGGCAATATCCTGAAGCGTTCGGGCTGGAAGCGCTCGGACCTGGTCATTTCCACGAAGATTTTCTGGGGCGGCACCGGACCGAACGACGTGGGCCTGTCGCGCAAGCATATCATCGAGGGTACGAAAGCCGCACTGGAGCGACTGCAGCTTGACTACGTGGACCTGATCTTCTGCCACCGGCCCGACCCGGAAACCCCCATCGAAGAAACGGTCTGGGCCATGAACTATGTGCTCGATCAGGGCTGGGCCTTCTACTGGGGTACAAGTGAATGGAGTGCCGAGCAGATTCGCTACGCTTACGAGTTTGCCCGCCGCGAGCACCTGATCCCCCCTACCATGGAGCAACCCCAGTACAACATGTTTCACCGCGTGCGCGTCGAACGCGAGTACGCGCCCCTGTATCGCGATTACGGGCTGGGACTGACCACCTGGAGTCCGTTGGCCAGCGGCATCCTGACCGGCAAGTACAACGACGGCATTCCACCGGGTAGCCGCATGAGTCTGCCCGGCTACGAATGGCTACGCAAGCGGCTGGAAAGCGAAGAAGGCCGGCGCCAGATCGAAAAAGTGCGGCAGCTCATGCCAATTGCCGAAGAACTGGGCTGTACGATGGCGCAGTTGGCGATCGCCTGGTGCCTGAAAAACCCGAACGTGAGCACCGTAATTACAGGTGCTTCTCGCCCCGAACAGGTACAAGAAAACATGCGGGCCCTGGAGATAGCCCGGCACCTGACTCCGGAAGTCATGGCCCGCATCGAGGCCATCCTCGACAACCGTCCCGAGCCCGAAGTCAACTGGCGCGAGCGGTGA
- a CDS encoding 3-methyladenine DNA glycosylase gives MDTPPVHLVLTEDEARRRAAAHAARLRPVLDPYRAARRRGVKQPVMDFLFEYYTFRPSRLLRWRPGLGIAVQGDEARRWLHEPGFVETPDGIVVDPARFPAHRIPSLRWVVTLLERTATRRPHFGCFGMHEWAMVYRTKHPRHAHVPLRMPPDALAHFVETHPITCTHFDAFRFFTEAARPLNRYQPTRDTIHELEQPGCLHANMDLYRWAYKFYPWVGSDLIADAFLLACRIRTLDMQASPYDLRAYGLEPIPIETPEGRRRYRALQAQFYREAQPIRQRLLQTLRTLLELAVTNASEHAKRVA, from the coding sequence ATGGACACCCCTCCGGTCCATCTCGTACTGACCGAAGACGAAGCGCGTAGACGCGCGGCGGCACATGCGGCGCGGCTGCGTCCGGTGCTCGATCCATACCGGGCCGCCCGTCGCCGTGGCGTAAAGCAGCCGGTGATGGATTTTCTGTTTGAGTACTACACGTTTCGGCCGAGCCGACTGTTACGCTGGCGTCCCGGTCTGGGCATCGCTGTGCAGGGTGACGAAGCCCGACGGTGGCTACACGAACCCGGCTTTGTCGAAACACCCGACGGGATTGTCGTCGATCCTGCCCGCTTCCCTGCCCACCGCATTCCGTCGCTACGCTGGGTGGTAACCTTGCTGGAGCGAACGGCCACCCGCCGCCCTCACTTCGGCTGCTTTGGCATGCATGAATGGGCCATGGTCTATCGTACCAAGCACCCTCGCCATGCACACGTACCCCTTCGCATGCCCCCCGATGCCCTGGCACACTTTGTCGAAACCCATCCCATCACCTGCACACACTTCGATGCGTTTCGTTTCTTCACCGAAGCAGCCCGTCCGCTCAACCGCTACCAGCCTACCCGCGACACCATCCACGAACTGGAGCAGCCCGGCTGCCTGCATGCCAACATGGACCTCTACCGATGGGCCTACAAGTTCTACCCCTGGGTGGGCAGCGATCTGATCGCCGACGCCTTCCTGCTGGCCTGCCGCATCCGCACGCTCGACATGCAGGCCAGCCCTTACGATCTACGTGCCTATGGCCTGGAGCCCATTCCCATCGAGACGCCCGAAGGGCGCCGCCGCTACCGAGCGCTCCAGGCGCAATTTTACCGCGAAGCGCAACCTATCCGGCAGCGGCTGCTCCAGACCCTCCGCACACTTCTTGAACTTGCCGTTACAAACGCATCGGAACACGCCAAACGGGTTGCATAA
- a CDS encoding pitrilysin family protein, translating into MQLRRHLWAGLLLLLWVLPAIGQTNPDTSDLPVTIPYEKFVLDNGLTLIVSPDHKAPIVAVNIWYHVGSKNEKPGRTGFAHLFEHLMFNGSEHFNDDWFQALERVGATDLNGTTNRDRTNYFQTVPVNALDLVLWLESDRMGHLLGAIDQAKLDEQRGVVQNEKRQGENQPYGKVWNIIAEHTYPEGHPYSWPVIGYMEDLEAATLEDVHEWFKTYYGPNNATIVIAGDIDPQTALDKVKKYFGSIPPGPPLARPKAWVAKRTGEQRMRMEDRVPQARIYKVWNVPEWGNPERDYLDLAADVLANGKTSRLYRRLVYTDQIATDVSAFVYTGEIGSQFMIIATAKPGVPLIQVEQAVDEELAQFLEEGPTAEELERVKADFIASFVRGVERIGGFGGKSDILAQFEVYGGDPGLYKVMLRRMQQATPAQVLEAARKWLSDGVFVLEVHPYSRLQATGEDVDRSQLPAVGPAPEVTFPEVQQATLSNGLKVLLVERHAVPVVNFQLILDAGYAADQFARPGTATLAMNMLDEGTTSRTALEISDELDRLGARLGTGSALDVSTVYFSALRDKLEPSLELFADVILNPAFPEADFQRLKQQQLVAIQREQVSPVQMALRVFPRLLYGENHAYGLPLTGSGTIQSVQQITRDDLVRFHQTWFKPNHATLVVVGAISMEELLPRLEQLFADWKPGDIPQKNIQDVPHKERSVVYLIDRPGSEQSIIFAGHIAPPEANPRELAIKVMNRVLGGAFTSRINMNLREDKHWSYGARSMLISARGPRPFIVYAPVQTDKTAPAMLEIKKELEGIVSGQQPITSEELDKAQRNLTLRLPGRWETANAILNDLSYVVQFGWSLDYWRTYPEAVRALTLDDVNAAAREVLHPDRLVWVVVGDRSRIEEEIRQLGFGPVYLVDTEGNLLASLSE; encoded by the coding sequence ATGCAACTGCGACGACACCTTTGGGCTGGCCTTCTCCTGCTGCTCTGGGTGCTGCCGGCCATCGGACAGACGAACCCGGACACCTCGGATCTGCCCGTAACGATTCCCTATGAGAAATTTGTGCTCGACAACGGACTGACGCTTATCGTCAGTCCGGATCACAAAGCGCCGATCGTGGCCGTGAACATCTGGTACCATGTAGGTTCCAAGAATGAAAAGCCCGGGCGCACGGGCTTTGCGCATCTGTTCGAGCACCTGATGTTCAACGGTTCAGAGCATTTCAACGATGACTGGTTTCAGGCGCTGGAACGTGTGGGCGCGACCGACCTGAATGGCACCACCAACCGCGATCGTACAAACTATTTCCAGACGGTACCGGTCAATGCACTGGATCTGGTGCTCTGGCTGGAGTCGGATCGCATGGGCCATCTGCTGGGCGCCATTGATCAGGCGAAGCTCGACGAACAGCGCGGCGTCGTCCAGAACGAAAAGCGCCAGGGAGAAAACCAGCCATACGGCAAAGTATGGAATATCATTGCCGAACACACCTATCCTGAAGGACATCCCTACTCGTGGCCGGTAATCGGCTATATGGAAGATCTCGAGGCCGCTACGCTGGAAGATGTGCACGAGTGGTTCAAAACCTATTATGGTCCCAACAACGCGACCATCGTCATTGCGGGCGACATCGATCCGCAGACGGCGCTGGACAAAGTGAAAAAATACTTCGGGTCCATTCCACCAGGACCGCCGCTGGCCAGGCCCAAAGCCTGGGTGGCCAAGCGTACAGGCGAGCAGCGTATGCGCATGGAAGACCGTGTACCGCAGGCCCGGATCTACAAGGTGTGGAACGTGCCCGAGTGGGGAAATCCGGAGCGGGATTACCTGGACCTGGCCGCCGATGTGCTCGCCAACGGCAAGACATCACGGCTCTACCGGCGGCTTGTTTACACGGATCAGATTGCCACAGACGTCAGCGCGTTTGTCTACACCGGTGAGATTGGCAGCCAGTTTATGATCATTGCCACAGCCAAGCCCGGTGTGCCGCTGATCCAAGTAGAGCAGGCCGTTGATGAAGAGCTGGCGCAGTTTCTGGAGGAAGGGCCTACAGCCGAAGAGCTGGAACGGGTGAAGGCGGACTTCATTGCCAGCTTTGTGCGGGGTGTGGAACGCATTGGTGGCTTTGGCGGAAAGAGCGATATCCTGGCTCAGTTTGAGGTGTATGGCGGCGATCCCGGCCTCTACAAGGTAATGCTACGGCGCATGCAGCAGGCTACGCCGGCGCAGGTGCTGGAGGCTGCCCGCAAGTGGCTCAGCGACGGCGTCTTCGTACTGGAGGTGCACCCGTATTCGAGGCTGCAAGCAACGGGCGAGGACGTCGATCGCTCGCAGTTGCCAGCCGTTGGCCCGGCGCCCGAGGTCACTTTCCCTGAAGTCCAGCAGGCCACGCTGTCGAACGGCCTGAAGGTGCTGCTCGTCGAGCGTCATGCGGTGCCAGTGGTCAACTTTCAGCTGATCCTGGATGCCGGCTACGCAGCCGACCAGTTCGCCCGACCGGGCACGGCCACGCTTGCCATGAATATGCTGGATGAAGGCACTACCAGCCGAACCGCTCTGGAAATTAGCGACGAGCTGGATCGGCTGGGGGCCCGGCTGGGAACAGGCTCTGCCCTGGACGTCTCGACAGTCTACTTTTCAGCGCTGCGGGACAAACTGGAGCCGTCGCTGGAGCTGTTTGCCGATGTCATCCTGAACCCGGCTTTTCCGGAAGCCGACTTCCAGCGGCTCAAACAGCAGCAACTTGTAGCCATTCAACGAGAGCAGGTATCGCCCGTGCAGATGGCGCTTCGCGTCTTTCCGCGCCTGCTCTACGGCGAAAATCACGCCTATGGCCTACCGCTCACCGGTTCTGGGACGATCCAGTCCGTGCAGCAGATTACTCGCGACGACCTGGTACGCTTTCACCAGACCTGGTTCAAGCCCAACCATGCCACGCTTGTCGTTGTAGGTGCCATCTCAATGGAAGAGCTGTTGCCCCGACTGGAGCAGCTCTTTGCCGACTGGAAACCTGGCGACATTCCGCAGAAGAACATTCAGGACGTTCCGCATAAGGAGCGCTCCGTGGTATATCTGATTGACCGACCTGGATCGGAGCAGTCCATTATCTTTGCCGGGCATATTGCGCCGCCCGAGGCCAACCCGCGCGAGTTGGCGATCAAGGTGATGAATCGGGTACTGGGCGGTGCCTTTACCTCGCGCATTAACATGAACCTTCGCGAGGACAAGCACTGGTCCTATGGCGCGCGGAGCATGTTGATCAGCGCACGGGGGCCGCGGCCCTTCATCGTCTACGCGCCAGTGCAGACCGATAAGACGGCGCCAGCTATGCTGGAGATTAAAAAAGAGCTGGAAGGCATCGTCAGCGGCCAGCAACCCATCACGTCCGAAGAACTGGATAAGGCGCAGCGTAATCTGACGCTCCGGTTGCCCGGACGCTGGGAAACGGCCAACGCCATTTTGAACGATCTGAGCTATGTTGTGCAGTTTGGCTGGTCGCTGGATTACTGGCGAACTTATCCAGAAGCCGTGCGGGCGCTCACGCTTGACGATGTCAATGCGGCCGCCCGTGAGGTGCTGCACCCGGACCGGCTCGTCTGGGTCGTAGTGGGCGATCGCAGCCGTATCGAAGAGGAGATTCGCCAGCTCGGCTTCGGCCCGGTGTATCTGGTTGACACCGAAGGTAACCTGCTGGCTTCGCTTTCCGAATAA